The DNA window GGTAGATGATCATTGTCTTGACGAAGGCCAGGAAGGCTGCCGCCACCACGCCGCCGACCACGGGGGAGACAACCCAGCTCACGGCGATCTGCGCCATCATCGTCCAGTCGACGGAGGAGAAGCCGGCCGCCGCGATGCCCGCGCCGGTGACGCCGCCGACGACCGCATGGGTGGTCGATACCGGCGCGCCGATCCAGGTGGCGAGGTTCACCCAAAGGGCGGAGGAGATAAGCGCCGCGAACATGGCCCGCACGAATATGCTGGGATCGCCCACGGCTTCCGGCGCGATGATGCCCTTGGAGATGGTGTCGACAACGTCCCCGCCGGCAATCAACGCACCCGCGCTCTCGAAGACAGCGGCGATGAGGAGGGCGAGGCCCAGGGTCATGGCGCGGGCGCCGACCGCGGGGCCCACATTGTTGGCGACGTCGTTGGCGCCGATATTGAGCGCCATGTAGGCACCCACCGCCGCCGCCGCGACGATCACCACCGCGCCGGGCTCGCCGAAGACGTAGAAGGAAGCGAAGATGGAAGCCAGCGCCAGGAAGAGAAGCGCCAGGCCGGGGCCGACGAGCCGGCGCGCAACGAGGCTCGTCGCCTCCTCCACATGGACGAGCTTGTCCAGGTCCTTGTCGAGCGTCTGCTTTTTTGTTCGGACTGAACTATCTGTCATCGGCTGCTATCGGTCACGGGTATCGCAGCTGTAACCGCGTCACCACCGTTTTGGGTCCCGATAGGGAATAGAGCCGCAAGACACAAGCGCAACCGGTAAAACCGCCCGCCGCCTCTCAGGCGGCGATTTCCCGTGGATTACCCTCGAACGCGTCGAGCAGGCGGGAAAGATCGGGCTCGGCGACCAGTTGCGCCGCCTCCCGGGGAGGGAACCAGCGGCGTGTCCGCTGCTTCTTCTCTGGCCAGCGCTTCGCCTCGCGCGTCACCGCCAGCGGAATGACCGCGACCTCGCAGCGCCAGCGCAAGCCGGAGGGCATCTGCTTGCCGTAGAAATAGCGGCCGATCTCGTCGTCGGCCGCGGTGCCTTCCACGCCCGCTTCCTCCAGCGCCTCGCGGCTGGCGGTCTCGGCGAGCGTTTCCCACCCCTCCGGCCAGCCCTTCGGCAGGACCCACCGTCCCGTGTCGCGGCTCGTGATCAGCAGCACCTCGACATCGGCACCTTTTTTCCGCCAGGGCAGGGCGGCGGCCTGCACGCGGGGAGGATTGCCCCCGAAGAGCTGCCGAAGCCGCTCCAAGATGTTCAATCGCTCGATCCCGCTGATCATCTTCCGCTGTCACCTCGCCGTTGCGATGAGTCTCTGGGAAGGAAAGATAAGCGTCCCGGCGCAATAGGCAAATAAACGCGAGTAGACTTTTCGTGTAGACGTCCGGGCAGGTGAGAGGATGCTCAGCCCGCCTCGCCCTCGGCGATCGGCTTCTGATAGGAGAATCCGAGGTCCCAAGGGAAATAGATCCAGGTATCCTGCGAGACCTCCGTGATGAAGGTATCGACCAGCGGCCGGCCCTTGGGCTTGGCATAGACGGTGGCGAAATGGGCCTTGGGCATCATGGCGCGCACGATGCCGGCGGTCTTGCCCGTGTCGGTGAGG is part of the Chelativorans sp. AA-79 genome and encodes:
- a CDS encoding NUDIX hydrolase encodes the protein MISGIERLNILERLRQLFGGNPPRVQAAALPWRKKGADVEVLLITSRDTGRWVLPKGWPEGWETLAETASREALEEAGVEGTAADDEIGRYFYGKQMPSGLRWRCEVAVIPLAVTREAKRWPEKKQRTRRWFPPREAAQLVAEPDLSRLLDAFEGNPREIAA